A single Rhodothermales bacterium DNA region contains:
- a CDS encoding ABC transporter ATP-binding protein has product MIKTKNLKKAYITEEVETTALNNVNLEIKEGEFVSIMGPSGCGKSTLLNIMGLLDNPTAGEYWFLDTEISNLSERQRAQLRKGNIGFVFQSFNLIDELTVHENVELPLLYLGMPSDERKERVQAALDSVQITHRQGHFPQQLSGGQQQRVAIARAVVAGPKLILADEPTGNLDSTHGEEVMNLLTQLNEAGTTIAMVTHSPADAEYSQRVIHLFDGHVVTENFIQSHYIHQGN; this is encoded by the coding sequence ATGATCAAGACAAAAAACCTCAAGAAGGCGTACATCACCGAGGAAGTCGAAACGACCGCCCTCAACAACGTCAACCTGGAAATCAAGGAAGGCGAGTTCGTGTCCATCATGGGACCGTCCGGCTGTGGCAAGTCCACCCTGCTGAACATCATGGGCCTGCTCGACAACCCGACGGCCGGTGAATACTGGTTCCTGGATACGGAAATCTCGAACCTGAGCGAACGCCAGCGGGCCCAGCTCCGCAAGGGCAACATCGGATTCGTCTTCCAGAGCTTCAACCTGATTGATGAGCTCACGGTCCACGAAAACGTGGAACTGCCGCTGCTGTACCTCGGCATGCCGAGCGACGAGCGTAAAGAGCGGGTCCAGGCGGCACTCGATTCGGTGCAGATCACGCACCGGCAAGGCCACTTCCCGCAGCAGCTTTCCGGTGGTCAGCAGCAGCGCGTGGCCATTGCCCGCGCCGTTGTGGCGGGGCCCAAACTCATCCTGGCGGATGAGCCCACGGGTAACCTGGACTCCACGCACGGCGAGGAGGTCATGAACCTGTTGACCCAGCTGAACGAAGCCGGTACGACGATTGCCATGGTCACCCACTCCCCGGCCGATGCCGAATACAGCCAGCGCGTCATCCACCTGTTCGACGGTCACGTGGTGACCGAGAACTTCATCCAGAGCCACTATATCCATCAAGGCAACTGA
- a CDS encoding HlyD family efflux transporter periplasmic adaptor subunit: MSMDTTTEKNLPQEPPRKPTAASILAPRGNGGQGDSSSGDSYGGGQGMDKKIARKFWTTRRIGMIVGAIAFLALIAWGISSTSGGRRLNVDRDRVTISEVRFAPFQENIPITGNVLPRNWFFLDAIEGGRVEEVFVQEGAILQEGDPILRLSNSGLQLSLLQTETSRIEQINRLEQTRFQVEQSNLSTRQQLTDMQYNIRRLEREHARAKQLYDKELMAEQDYLRIKDEYEYYLSRMDLTQRSYRTDSLRQAQQLEQMADAVARMDQNFQVINSRLENLVIRAPADGRLSQLNAQLGEIVSTGYRFGQVDLMDGVMVRAQVDEFHISRVMRGQKAVTLPIAGQEYEMEVHRVYPQVQQGRFEVDLHFVGEEPDAIRRGQTVRARLEMSDPTEAVVVPLGGFFQSTGGNWIYVLDESGEFAVKQPIRLSRKNLEVYEVVEGLEPGQQVVTSSYETFNEADRLVFN, encoded by the coding sequence TCCATTCTGGCGCCCCGTGGCAATGGCGGCCAGGGCGATTCGTCTTCCGGAGACAGTTACGGAGGCGGACAGGGCATGGACAAGAAGATTGCCAGGAAATTCTGGACGACGCGCCGGATTGGGATGATCGTGGGAGCCATTGCGTTCCTGGCCCTGATTGCCTGGGGTATTTCCTCCACGAGTGGCGGTCGACGCCTGAACGTGGACCGCGACCGCGTCACCATCAGTGAAGTGCGGTTCGCCCCGTTCCAGGAGAACATCCCCATTACAGGCAATGTCCTGCCGCGGAACTGGTTCTTCCTGGACGCCATCGAAGGCGGACGGGTCGAAGAGGTCTTCGTCCAGGAAGGCGCCATCCTGCAGGAAGGCGACCCCATCCTGCGCCTGTCCAACAGTGGGCTGCAACTGAGCCTCCTCCAGACCGAAACGTCCCGGATTGAGCAGATCAATCGTCTGGAACAGACCCGGTTCCAGGTGGAGCAGAGCAACCTCAGCACGCGGCAGCAGCTGACGGACATGCAGTACAACATCCGGCGGCTGGAGCGCGAGCACGCCCGGGCCAAGCAGCTGTATGACAAGGAATTGATGGCCGAACAGGACTACCTGCGCATCAAGGACGAATACGAGTACTACCTGAGCCGGATGGATTTGACGCAGCGTTCCTATCGTACGGATTCCCTGCGCCAGGCCCAGCAGCTCGAACAGATGGCCGATGCCGTCGCCCGCATGGACCAGAATTTCCAGGTCATCAACAGTCGCCTGGAGAACCTGGTCATCCGGGCGCCCGCGGACGGCCGGCTGTCCCAGCTCAATGCCCAGTTGGGTGAGATCGTGAGCACCGGCTACCGGTTCGGACAGGTGGACCTCATGGACGGCGTCATGGTCCGTGCGCAGGTGGACGAGTTCCACATCAGCCGCGTCATGCGGGGCCAGAAGGCCGTCACGCTGCCCATTGCCGGCCAGGAATACGAAATGGAAGTCCACCGGGTCTACCCGCAGGTCCAGCAGGGCCGCTTCGAAGTGGACCTGCACTTCGTGGGCGAAGAGCCGGATGCCATCCGTCGGGGCCAAACGGTTCGCGCCCGGCTTGAAATGAGTGATCCCACGGAAGCCGTGGTCGTGCCGCTCGGTGGGTTCTTCCAGTCCACGGGGGGCAACTGGATCTACGTCCTTGATGAGTCGGGGGAATTTGCCGTCAAGCAGCCCATCCGTCTCAGCCGCAAGAATCTCGAAGTGTACGAGGTGGTCGAGGGACTCGAGCCCGGCCAGCAAGTCGTCACTTCCTCCTACGAAACGTTCAACGAGGCAGACCGCCTGGTATTCAACTGA